In the genome of Hydra vulgaris chromosome 06, alternate assembly HydraT2T_AEP, the window ACCAAAAAAATAAGCAGATCATCACACATTTTACTGCAAAAACCTAAACATTATggaattaatattaacatagtTAATAGTCAATAATGGAAAGACTCAACACTCTTGGAAGGAACGCagtaaaattgctttttaatatCTCCAAGTAtagtaaaaactaaatacactctctatttaaaattaaggatatgtcaaattatatacaccaaaacaaaaaaaatctatttattcgTCTTTTTAACAATAAAGTAGCCTTTGAAATCATTAATTCCCAACTTAACTACTGTTcagttaaattttcatttttagatgatttaaaagaattatgttATATTCCTTTACTGAATATGAAAACCTTAACgctggttaaaaaaaaagtaaagcttAGAAACTCAGAAAATGTAGTTCCTGAAGTTACTCTTTATGTTTTGGTAcaagtgatatatatatatatatatatatatatatatatatatatatatatatatatatatatatatatatatatatatatatatatatatatatatatatatatatatatatatatatatatatatatatatatatatatatatatatatatatatgtatatttacatatatgtgGGTGTATCATTATTAACGGTTAAAaagcggtagtggtgtagtggtaaagcgctcgcttcataagcgagaggttccgagttcgatccccaccacgtccctgatagttccgcgctcaacttgtttctccgcgcagcggccttgttcgttaaggttcgtgtttcggagttatagagttgagagagggttataaccactattaagtagcctcctcatctgtagtggccttctcggcatCGAGAAgttgaataacaaaaaaaaaaaaaaaaaaaaaacttgtttgatacTTACATGCAATAATTCCAAATACAAAAGCAATTCCAGCCGTACATTTCCAAGCAGATAAGCGTTTAAGACAACATGTCATtgatatagaaaaaattaaagccaGAAATGCAGAGACTGCAGAGCTCATTAATAACAACAAGATAATATCTTTTTCTAAACACAAACAGTGGTGttactttaaattttctaaaggatttttaaaattgagtttCTCCTTCCCCTTTTACAACCTCGAGCAACTTGGTagacaatattttttacaggTGAGTTTCTATTTGTATACGGAACGggaataaaaaactgaaaaataattgTGCAAGTTGTAAAAAACTGCACAATGCGTATTTTTGCTGcaggaaaattaaaatttaattaattaactcaACAAATGCTCTCggtatgaaattttatttcgtttttttattCCTGTAAAAAAACGGACAAGTGGAAACCTTAAATCGTTGAGGAACTATTAGGATTAAATTTcaacatttgtaaaatgttGTTAACTTTTCCTTATATAAAACCGGGTAACGAAGAAGTTTAAGCAAAAGCGCTTGCGCTGATTCTGGAAATGAGCTgattaaaatctataattttttccCATGAGGCTTCGATGTTTAACAAAGTACATACAAACCTATAGTCACTCGCACATTCAGTCACTTTATTTTCAAGATAatatgttgttattattttggtgttatgcaaataaattagAACTCCTTTAACATTAACGAAAGAGCTCTGCGAGGTAATGTTAACTATATTTAGTTTGATATTTTGGCCATATTGATCCTAGGAACATGTCTCAAAATCGTAGtttgtttactaaaatattaGGTTTTTCCGATGAAATGAAGCTTTTGCTTTGAGTATCTTCTATGGCAGTCAAACTTCACTTGTCTAAAATTCATTCGACACACTAAATCTGGAATGTTCAGTTTCCTGCAATCCAGAAGTAAAAACAAGTTGTTTTTACACTTCTTAACTTCGAGGATTAAAGTTATGTTTTGCTTTGTTAACTTCTTGGATTAGAATATTTATTACTCAAAAGATTTCTCTGCAGTAGCCACCCCTTTGCCCACCATACATTTGCTTCATATAAAATGTTAATgacttttgtaaatttaaaatccaaaactttttaataagttattcaATGCTAGAtataacagtataaaaaaataattaccattaaataaattttattatacctaCGCCATTCCCAACGTCATCATCAAACTTAAACAGAGAACCTCTTTTAGAACAAACTTTGACAAATACCACATTGCAATTTTCCCATAATCCTTCATTAATTGAACCTGTATTGCTGGTTACCCACTCGTTACCATAACAACCTGCTAATAGAGCGCCTACGCCAACGGCAAAACATAgaatgattataaataaaactataagaGGACCAGCTGAAGACATTgcttttatctgaaaaaaaagactatactcaaaaaaaagttgatacctttgtttttctttaaaaatttgctgatttataattttttttttcaaaattgatgaTATCAAATGagtataataacaaataaaagtcGATAAGAATaaagcaaacataaaaaaagttatataaacgatttgtttttaaatcaaaagctATATCAAACatgctaaaatttttacaaacagCTTTATCAAGCATAACACTTTAACGAGTAacgaatttgatttttttttaaacttaccaaGTTTACGAAGTTATCAAACACAATTTAAAGTAAATCAAGCTCTTTGATGAAAATCTCTGTCTTGTTGcttttaactaaacaaaaaagttctCAATCAATCTTATAGTTTAATTACGgttgattaaacttttttgatgaaagaaaatcgtttgttgatttaaaacatgatagaaaagaaacaaaaataaatatcttgaaaaaatagttcaaatttCTGAAATTAgacaaagttttgaaaaagaCTTTCCTGTTTTAAAGAATCTTGCTTTTCCTGAAACTTTaccaaataaagcaaaatatttattatgctcaaacaaagttttttttattcggATATCAAATTATCGAAATAATTAGACcaatttttgctatttaaatatttttacgtaCATTCAGATACGAATAGAAAAAAGGAAAGAGCGTgatactatttaaataaatacttttttttctttatttttcacaaaaataactctgagacataattttttattcgcGAATTTTAACTCTGTATTCGCAAATAACAATTGAGACATAATTTTTTACGAACAGAGGtgaatgtataaatttttaactttatgctCCGCGTCGATAGTCGTAAAGCAGTTtgtattactaatattatttaaaatctaataataataattacgatggatttcaaaaaattttgcaatcttttaactCCTATTCATTCTTTAACtcctaaattgaaaaaatacctTCTAAAACTGCTGTCTTGATTCAAAGCTCAATaaataatagacaaaaaaaaaacatttatcaatGCCTCCTCGCCCCTGCAAAGACAACATGTCAGAAATATCTGCTTATAGAGCAGTTTTTTGtgtgtttattttaacttatttactttcaacaaggtttttttactttgcttgtttatttatttatttaacatattcttgtctttacttttacaatttataaaaacatttatgactGGCgctaaaaatttgataaaaacttgataaaaaaatgacacTGGTCTTATTACATCTCTGGTCTTGCTAAATCACTAATCTTATTAGactcaatacttttaaaaataaatctcatATCCagattttcaaaactttattacCTTTAATCTAAATCTTATTATTCAgatttcaaaaacaaagtgAAGAACACTGAACACCTAAGCTGTTGAACACTGTTAAATAATGACCTTAAAACTGTTTCTCAGcttaattcaaaacaaaactttttctttgaatTCTCTTAATCAAttcaaagtaaatatttattcgtatttaaattttcttttaaccacccaataatttttattaaaaattttactaactaaATTAAGACCAACTAAAATAATACGGCCCTCtcaatgaattaaattctaaaatccAGACGATATGTTTTCCTTAGTTACTTGGTTCAGGGCTTTAGTTCAGGGCTTTGGTTCATTTACTTGGTTCAGGGCTTTGGTTCAGTTACTTGGTTCAGGGCTTTGGTTCAGTTACTTGGTTTAGGTATTTAGGAATATTCTTCTccatcaaagttttaaaaattgctcTTTGCTCTTTTAACTTTCATAACTAGaacttttaatattgatataaattttttaatttttaatttttttatttttttatcatttttttttgaatagtttaCATTTATCGAATCTTCGATAGGttgtataaacttaaaattttttatttttatcttgacCTGGAAAAAGTTTAACTCAAGAGTGTTACATGTAGcaatcacttcatttgtaaaagattttttattttgtgttgctAGTAACTGCTTTAATTCCAGTTGCAAGTATCAAAACCATTATTGGCTTCTAAACTGCACACACATATAAAGGCGTATATACAGTGCTGCATAGtttcattcaataaaaactCTACATGGAGAGTAGAGCTGTTTTTTCTTACAACCAAATTGACGGGTACTGCTATCTGTTATTCTAAGACATATAAGTAAGATTAGATTATTCAAGAAGTTTAATAAAGATACGTAAAATACCACAGAAAATTCCACAGTAATTATCTATTTATAGGCTTTTTAT includes:
- the LOC101239340 gene encoding uncharacterized protein LOC101239340 → MSSAGPLIVLFIIILCFAVGVGALLAGCYGNEWVTSNTGSINEGLWENCNVVFVKVCSKRGSLFKFDDDVGNGVEKDIILLLLMSSAVSAFLALIFSISMTCCLKRLSAWKCTAGIAFVFGIIASIAGFAGLGYSEKAFKNQWSSDFRHGWSSIICWVASTLNFLGALLSCLVIPYSPPNYQPKINTHVGKPNPTFHGDNHW